Part of the Planococcus plakortidis genome is shown below.
ATTTTACAATACCAAAGCTTTCTGGAAAATACTATGTTATTCAATATCTTATATGTTCGGTAAACAACGCCTAAGCGGCAGGTGAATAACTAATTGTTAAAATCGAGAAATGAAAGATGATTCATGAGTTTTTTTATCTTGTCGTAAATCATTAGCTTCCTCGCGCACAGGGGAGAGATTTAAAAGAGACTGAAAAGCTTCTTTTATCCTTTATGATCGGTTCTTTAGTAAAATATGAACTACCAAAGAAATGAGGCAGAGTTAATGGAATATATTTATTTCTTGATTGCGGCAATTTTAGTTATATTAGTTGGGGCCTTTATTTATTTCAGAAAGAATAAAGATGCATCTGTTCAAATAGAAGAAACGCCCAGTGAAGATGCGGCGGAGGGAATGGAAGCGGAGGAACCGGAGCCGGAAGACGACGATCGCCAGTGGAAACCGGTCGTGACGGAAGTGGAGGACGCGGAACTCGTCAAAAGCGGCTATAACCGCATTGAGATTCCGGCGAATTTGATTCCGGTCATCGCGGAGACCTTGAAAGACGGAGTGGTGATTTTCCAGCAAAGCCGGACCTTCCGCGTGGAGTTCAGCCCGGAAGTGGTCAAGGGCTTAAAGGATAAGAGCATGAGCTTGATCGAGCGGGTCAACGGCAAGGGCTATATGCCGGCGGTGAAAAAAGAGGGCGTGAAAGGGATATACGAGCAGGCGGTGTTGGTGAAGCGGGTGAATCCTGGGCTCGTGGCCCATGCGAGCATGAGCCTGTTGACGACGGTGGTCGGCCAGCAGCAACTCGTGGAAATCCAAAGCTCCTTGAAGAGCATGGAGAAAAAACTCGAGACGCTCATCCAACACCGCGAACACGATTTCGCCGGGAAGATCGACGCGCGCTTCGGCTATTTCAAGGAAGTCATCGAACGCTTCCGGAGAAACGGCATAACACTTGGCGGTGTGGAAGACGCGGAAATCGAAGGCTTCTACACGGCGACGCTGCAGGATTTGAAAGTGCTGACGAAAGACTTGAAAGCGATTGTCGCGGATGTTGAAAGTTTGAAAGAGCATGAAACGCTCAGGAAATGGGGGGAGGCCCCAGTGAAAAAAGAGTACGAGCAACTCATCGGGCGCTTCAACGCCAAACAGGAACTGGTGTTGTTGAATGTGCAGTTTATACAGGAATGCTACGAGCCATATCTCCGGACCATCCGGAATTACAAGGAAGCCGATGTGAAATCGCAGACTTTGGCAGAGATCGTGGCGGAAAATCATGCGTTGATCCAAAGCATTGAAGAGAAAGTGAAAAGCATTGAAGAAAACTATCAAGTGAAAATCAACTTCGGGATCAAGGCGCTGAAGTACCGCAATTTGGAGAGCTTGAAAGAATTGGCGCCTGTGAAGATTAACGAGCTAGAGGCTAAAGAGCAGGAGGTTCCGTCTGAAGTGTTGGTTGAAGTGACGGAAGATGAGAAGGCGTATGCGTATGTTCTGCGGAAAAAGTAAATGTCCCTGTGCTCCACACAATTCTTCGGATAAGAACCTTGATGTAGAAGGGAATGTCTAGCGTGGCGCCCCTGTGTAAGACACAATTTATTGCAAAAAATACCCTCCACCGGATCGCCCGGCATTTTTGCCAGCGTTTCAGTGGAGGGTGTTTTTTCGTGTCTAAAAAATTCAGTATGATTGCAGATCCGGTGCAACCCGCTTATGTGTCGCTTGTTCATAGGAATAAGCGAGCTCAATCAATCGGGCTTCGCTGAATGCCTGCGCACTGAACGTCACTCCGACCGGATGCCCGCTGCTCGTGTAGCCGGCTGGCACCGTGATCGATGGATAGCCTGCCCGTGCCGGTTTCGCTGCGCCGCGGTTGTTTTGGAATAATATTGCATCGAGCTCGTGTTCTTGCATGACGAGGTCGATGCCTTCTGTCGTGGAAGAGCGCCAATCGATTTCTCGGTGCTCGAGGTAAGTCGCGTCGTTCGAATCGTCACTTAAGCTTTGCGCTTTTTCGAGTTCCGCCTGGCCGAATTTCATGCGGCGCTCAGGGTCTTGCTGGTTGAAGGCGATGACGTCTGCGAGTGATTTGACCGGCACTTCGTCTGGTGTGGTGGCGAGGTAGTCGTTAACGCCGCGCTTGAACTCATACCATAAGACGTCCGATTCGAACTCCTGCTGTGGAATCGTCAATTCGACAACGGTCGCGCCAAGTGCCTTGATTTGCTCGATCGCCGCGTCCATGATGGCGCGTTCTTCCGGTGCTTCGTTGTTTAAGAACGACAAGTCGACGCCGATGCGCGCGCCTTTCAAGCCGTCCTTTTTCAGGTGCGGCGTGTAATCGGTGAGTGCCTGGCCTGCGCTTTTGAATGTCGCCAGGTCTTGTTCGTCGACGCCTGTCATGGCCCTAAGAGAATCGCCGCGTCTGTCACAGTGCGCGCCATCGGTCCTGCGGTGTCCTGGCTTTCAGCGAT
Proteins encoded:
- a CDS encoding DUF1572 domain-containing protein codes for the protein MEYIYFLIAAILVILVGAFIYFRKNKDASVQIEETPSEDAAEGMEAEEPEPEDDDRQWKPVVTEVEDAELVKSGYNRIEIPANLIPVIAETLKDGVVIFQQSRTFRVEFSPEVVKGLKDKSMSLIERVNGKGYMPAVKKEGVKGIYEQAVLVKRVNPGLVAHASMSLLTTVVGQQQLVEIQSSLKSMEKKLETLIQHREHDFAGKIDARFGYFKEVIERFRRNGITLGGVEDAEIEGFYTATLQDLKVLTKDLKAIVADVESLKEHETLRKWGEAPVKKEYEQLIGRFNAKQELVLLNVQFIQECYEPYLRTIRNYKEADVKSQTLAEIVAENHALIQSIEEKVKSIEENYQVKINFGIKALKYRNLESLKELAPVKINELEAKEQEVPSEVLVEVTEDEKAYAYVLRKK